The Mycolicibacterium neworleansense sequence TGGATCGGCCCGTCGACGATGGCCTCCCCGATGCGGCTCAGCCCCGAGATGAGCGCGAGCGCCAGCCCGAGTACGACCCCGATGGCCAAGGAGATCGAGGCCAGCTTGAGCGAGGCGAGGATGTTCGTGGGCAACCGTCCGTCCGACCACATCTCGCCGATGGTGCGCACGATGTCCAGGGGGTGCGGCAGGGTACGCGGATCGAGGATGCCCAGTTGCGAGGTGATTATCCAGACGGCCACCAGCAGAAGCGGTCCGATCGCCAATGCCCCGGGGATGACCCGCCCCGGTCCCAGCCGCCGGCGACGCTGGGTACCCGACCGGTGCTCCAGATGCGGATAGTCCCGGGCCTTAACGTATTCCGGTACCGCCGTGGTAGCCGGCACCGTGTGCACAGCGGTCACTGCTTGCCCGTCGACGTCGCGTTCAGATCGGCGAACCGGGAATCGAACTCGTCCTTGGCGTGCAGTTGTTTCCCGGAGAATGCGCCGGCCTGCTGCAGCAGGTCGATGGTCTCCTGCTGGGTGTTGATCAGCTCGTCGGTGAATCCCGGCACCGATGACTTTCCGTCGGCCGCCGCAATCGCCTTGGCGTCCTCCGGACTCACCTTCTGGTCCTTGATCAGGTACTCGTCGATCCAGGTCTGCTTGTTGTCGTTGAGCCACTGCTCGGCGCGGTACCACGCGATCACGAACTCGCGGATGGCGGCCGCGCGAGCCGGATCGGACAGCGCGTCCCGGCTGGCGTAGACGTAGTACAGGCCTGGGTAAGCGCCTGGGGCGTTGGGGATTTCGATGCTCCCCTCCCCCGCGGTGGAGGCGAGGTAGCGGACGCGGTCCGGTTGCTTGAGCACCGCGGCGTTGACCTGTTCGGCCCGCAAGCCGTCGGCGAACTCGGCCAATCCCAGATTGATCGGCTGCACGTCCTTGATACTCAGACCGACCGACTTGAGGTTACGCAGCACGACCGCCTGTTGTGCCGTGCCTTCGTTGATCGCAATCTTCTTGCCGGCCAGGTCCTTCAACGTCTTGATGCCCGAACCCGGCGAGGTCGCCAGCACCAGTCCGTTTCCGTCGTATCTCACCGCGCCGACGATGGGTACCCCGGCGTCCGAATACTGCGCCAGGATCGGCGGGACATCGCCGACCCGGCCCAGCTGTGCGTTGCCCGAACGGATCGCCTCCAGACGCAGCGGCCCGCTGCTGAAGTTGGCGTAGGTGACGTCGGCACTGAGCCGGTCCTGCTCGCCGGAGAGTTTGAACAGGGTCTTGAGCCGGTTCGCGTCGTCGGCCACCACCAGGCTGGTTCCCGCGGGAACCGCCACGGGGATCGGTGCGTCGGCGGACAGTCCGCCGGAATTCGACGTGCCGGAGCCCGATGTCTGGCAGGCACTGACCATGCCCGCGATGAGGCCGGCGGCAACAACCACCCGGGTCAAGCGGGTCAACGGATTACGCATGTCAGGTCCCCTGTCAGCTCGCGGCCGACACGGGGGCGTCCGTGCCGGTACTGAATCGACTGGCCGGGCGGTCCAAGCCGAGATGGTCACGCAGTGTGGTGCCGGTGTAGTCCTCGCGGAAGATGCCGCGGCGCTGCAACTCTGGGACGACCTGGTCGACGAAGTCGGTCAGCGAGGACGGCAGCGCCGGCGGGATGAGGTTGAAACCGTCCGCCGCGCCGGTGCGGAACCATTCCTCGATGGTGTCGGCGACCTGTTCGGGGGTGCCGGCGAACAGGCGATGCCCCCGACCGCTGCTGAGCCGCAGCAACAACTCACGGACGGTGAGGTTCTCGGTTTCCACCAACCGCTTCACCAGGGCCAGCCGGCTCTTGATGAACGTGTCGCCGGGATCCTCGGCCGGGAAGCTCAGTTTGCGGTCGAGATCGTCCTTGGTGACCGCGAATCCGACGATGGCACTCAGTTGATCGAGCCCGTAATCGGGCACGGTGAGTTCTTCGAGTTCGCGTTGACGCTGGTGCGCCTCGGCTTCGGTGCCGCCGATGATCGCCGACAGCCCGGGCAGGATGTGCACCTGGTCGGGGTTGCGGCCGTAGCGGCGAACGCGCGCCTTGACGTCGCGGTAGAAGTCGCGGGCCTCGTCCAGGGTGGGCTGCGCGGTGAAGATGGCCTCGGCGTAGCGGGCGGCCAGATCCTTGCCGGGTTCGGACGATCCGGCCTGGAACAGCACCGGGTTCCCCTGCGGAGATCGCGGTACCTCCAGCGGCCCGGCCACGTCGAAGTGC is a genomic window containing:
- a CDS encoding ABC transporter substrate-binding protein, whose amino-acid sequence is MRNPLTRLTRVVVAAGLIAGMVSACQTSGSGTSNSGGLSADAPIPVAVPAGTSLVVADDANRLKTLFKLSGEQDRLSADVTYANFSSGPLRLEAIRSGNAQLGRVGDVPPILAQYSDAGVPIVGAVRYDGNGLVLATSPGSGIKTLKDLAGKKIAINEGTAQQAVVLRNLKSVGLSIKDVQPINLGLAEFADGLRAEQVNAAVLKQPDRVRYLASTAGEGSIEIPNAPGAYPGLYYVYASRDALSDPARAAAIREFVIAWYRAEQWLNDNKQTWIDEYLIKDQKVSPEDAKAIAAADGKSSVPGFTDELINTQQETIDLLQQAGAFSGKQLHAKDEFDSRFADLNATSTGKQ
- a CDS encoding LLM class flavin-dependent oxidoreductase; this translates as MAAPARQLHLNAFLRNIGQHEAAWRLPETDLAGITDIAHYIELARIAERGKLDAVFFADHPVLKDQTEFRPFDALDPITLVAALAGATTKVGLIATASTTYNDPYGLARRFATLDHVSRGRAGWNVVTTANASAAANFGVPTHPDPAARYRRADEFLQVALKLWDSWEDDAIVGDKDAPRFVDPAKIHAINHSGQHFDVAGPLEVPRSPQGNPVLFQAGSSEPGKDLAARYAEAIFTAQPTLDEARDFYRDVKARVRRYGRNPDQVHILPGLSAIIGGTEAEAHQRQRELEELTVPDYGLDQLSAIVGFAVTKDDLDRKLSFPAEDPGDTFIKSRLALVKRLVETENLTVRELLLRLSSGRGHRLFAGTPEQVADTIEEWFRTGAADGFNLIPPALPSSLTDFVDQVVPELQRRGIFREDYTGTTLRDHLGLDRPASRFSTGTDAPVSAAS